The Winslowiella toletana region ACCGAAACATCCGTGTATGTAGGTTCAACACGACCCGATGGGGTTTCTGTCTCACCGGCGTACACCCGGACAACAGCATTTATGAACGGATTGACGCTACCAATGGCCCCGGACGCTATCTGATGCAGGTTCATTCTTGCTCTCCGGTGATAATTTCGAAGTTCACGGCCTTTTGCATGCTTCCGGAATCAACCAGCGTTTGCGTGGGGTTAGCGCGTCCTTTTTTGGTTTTCAGTTCAACCGTGTGTTCAGCGTTCGGTGGGGGAACAATTTTTTCAATGGTGTCCCGGATATCCTGCACCATTACCTCACCGAGTACGCTAAAGGCGCTGTTAATGCCTTCGGGCGTCGCAGGTTTCCTGCTGATAAGTTTTCCAAGGGTATCGGCCCACTCGCCTGACTTATCCGCGACCGTGTTTCTCATAAATGGCCGCGCCGGGATATCGCGCGTGCCAAATTCATTGGCGGCGGCATAAGGTGCAATCAGCTCATTATTTTCTGAGTTGGTCGCCCCCGCCAGGATGCCGACATTCATCTGAAGCTTCATACGCTCACCAATGCTTGCCAGTGCAGCTTCGAGCTTGTCTCCACCTGATATCTTTGACATTACTTACCCCCAAGGGTGATGATATTTCTGAGCGATATACCGACCACCCACAACATATTTTCTCGTCGACTGCCAGTAAGAAGCGCCACAGGGGGTAGATTTAAACCAGGATGCGGTTGCCACATCCGGCACGGCGAAAGAAACGCTTACGGAACCTTCAGATGCGCCTGACACTGGGCCTGCCTGTCCACCACCCCACAAAGCCACCGTTGCAAGGTGGCAAGTCAGCATATAAAGCAATGTTTTCCGATCCTTGATTCCTTTATCCGGCTCGTAGGGCACTATCGAGTCGACTGTGTTATCGAGCATCAGGCAGGCTGTATCGAAAGCATTTTCGAGCTGGGCAGGAGTAAGATCACCGGAGAATCGAGGGTAGACAGACAGGAACTCGTCGCTATTAAAAACAACTATCGCCATCATCAGCCCTCGCTGGTTGAAGCCTCTGTGGTTTTGATCGTCTTGTCATTTTTTACATCAACCGGCTCAAGTCCGTGTTTTACTCCCCTGGAATCAGTCGCCATATCATCAGCGCTGGCGTTATCGCCTGCATAGACCAGCGTACCATTTGAGAACTGTGGCATTTTTCCATAGAGAGACAGCACTTCCTCCCATTCATCAGCCGGTACGACAGTGCATCCAAAACCACTGGTCAGAACGCCCTTTTCGAGGCCGATAAGATGGA contains the following coding sequences:
- a CDS encoding HK97-gp10 family putative phage morphogenesis protein; this translates as MSKISGGDKLEAALASIGERMKLQMNVGILAGATNSENNELIAPYAAANEFGTRDIPARPFMRNTVADKSGEWADTLGKLISRKPATPEGINSAFSVLGEVMVQDIRDTIEKIVPPPNAEHTVELKTKKGRANPTQTLVDSGSMQKAVNFEIITGEQE
- a CDS encoding DUF4054 domain-containing protein, translated to MMAIVVFNSDEFLSVYPRFSGDLTPAQLENAFDTACLMLDNTVDSIVPYEPDKGIKDRKTLLYMLTCHLATVALWGGGQAGPVSGASEGSVSVSFAVPDVATASWFKSTPCGASYWQSTRKYVVGGRYIAQKYHHPWG